TCCACGTCATTGATCGTCGTCCTGGTCGTGCTCGTCGTCCTGGGCTTTCTGGTGGTGCGCATCTACAATCAGTTGGTCGCCCTCAGGAACCGGTACAAGAACGCTTTTGCCCAGATCGACGTGCAGCTCAAGCGGCGCTACGATCTGATTCCCAATCTGGTGGAGACCGCCAAGGCGTACATGGCGCATGAACGCGGGACCCTGGAAGCCGTGATCGCGGCCCGGAACCAGGCCTACGGGGCCATGCAGGCCGCGTCGGCCAATCCGGGGCAGGCCGCGGCCATGGCCGGGTTGGCCGGGGCCGAGGGGATGTTGTCCGGGGCTCTGGGCAAGCTGTTCGCCCTGGTGGAGAGCTACCCGGATCTGAAAGCCAACCAGAACATGATGCAGCTCAGCGAGGAAATGACCAGCACGGAAAACAAGGTCGCCTTCGCCCGACAGGCCTTCAACGACGGGGTCATGAACTACAACACCTACCGGGAGTCCTTTCCCCAGACCATCTTCGCCGGGATGTTCGGGTTCGAGCAGGCTACGTTGCTGGAGTTCGAGGGTCGGGAGTATCGGGAAGCGCCCAAGGTGCAGTTTTAGCAGTCCGTTGAACTGCTGGATGAGGGCTTTTTGAACACACTTATAGGCTGGTTACACCATGGACTTTTTTGAGAGCCAGGAAAAGGCGCGTCGGAAGAGCGCGGTGCTGGTGGTGCTGTTCATTCTGGCCACCATCGGCATTGTGTTCACGGTTTATGCCCTGATTTATCTCTTGATCCTGACCGACGCACCCAATGCGGCCCAAGCGTGGCTGGAGTTCAAGGGCATGGCCGACCTGCTGGCCATGCTGGGTGCGTTGATCCTGGCCATTATCGGATTCGGGACCATCTTCAAGATGGTCCAGCTTCGGCGCGGCGGGGCCGCGGTGGCCGAACTGCTGGGGGGGCGGCTGGTGATGCCGGACAGTGCCAACCCGGATGAGCGCAAGGTGCTCAACGTGGTGGAAGAAATGGCCATCGCCTCGGGTCTGCCCGTGCCTCCGGTGTACATGATGGACCAGGAGAGCGGCATCAACGCCTTCGCCGCGGGCCAGAACCCCGGCGACGCGGTGGTGGGGCTGACCAGCGGGGCGGCCCGGATGCTGACCCGCTCGGAGTTGCAGGCCGTGATCGGGCACGAGTTCAGCCATATCCTGAACGGGGACATGCGCATGAACATCAAGCTGATGAGCGTGATCCACGGGCTGATCATCCTGGGGCTGGCCGGACGGGTAATCCTGCGGATGGCCGTCTATGGCGGGCGGTCCCGGGATCGTCGAGGGGCTGCCTTGCCCCTGGTGCTGGGCGTGGGGTTCATCCTGGTGGGCTCCCTGGGGATGCTTTTCGGAAGCATGATCAAGGCCGCGGTCTCCCGGCAACGGGAGTATCTGGCCGACGCCTCCGCGGTCCAGTTCACTCGCGACTCCCGGGCCATGGCCGGGGTGCTGAAGAAGATCGGCGCGATCTCCCAGGGCTCGCGCCTGGAGCACGCCAACGCGGCCCAGGCCAGCCACATGTTTTTCGCCCAGGGCGTGAACGTGCTCATGACCTCCCTGTTCGCCACCCATCCGCCCTTGGAGGAACGCATCCGGCGGGTGGAGCCGGGTTGGGACGGAACGTATCCGGTCATCTCGGACTTTCCCCGGTCACGGGTTCAAACCGCGACGGGCGCGCCCGCCAATGAGTTCGGTTTTTCCAGTCTGACTCGAGAACAGTACCAGGGACGACCAAGCCCTTCGGCGCGATCCGCTGTCCAGTCCGGTACGCCGACGGCGGTTGACCTGACCGCCTCCGTGGGACGGTTGGATGATGTCCATGTGGCCCATGCCCGGGGGCTCCGGGAGCGGATTCCTCCCGTATTGCTGGACGCTGCCCATGATACGGCCCAGGCCCACTGGGTGGTGTTCGCCATGCTGCTCAGTCGGGAGCAGGGCGTGGCCAAGGCGCAATTTGCGTTGTTGGACAATATTTTCGGTCCGGCCCTGGAGCGCAAGGTGGCCGACTTGGCTCGTGTGGAGCTGCCTAGAGAATTGCGCTTGCCACTGCTGGATATCTGCTTCCCGGCCCTGCGTCGGATGCCCTTTGACCGGTATCCGGCGTTTCGCTCCGCGCTGCAGGGAATGATTCAGGCCGACGGACGGGTCGGGCTGTTTGAATGGGCCTTACATCGAGCAGTACTCCGCCACCTGGAGCCCTCCTTCGTGCCGGGTCGGAACTCGGCTTTTGGTCACGCGGCCCTGCACCAGGTCGTGGACCAGATTTCGCTGATCCTCTCCGCCCTTGCCCATGTGGGGGCTCGGCCCGAAGACACGGCCATGGCCTTCGAAGCCGGGGCCAATGAGTTGCGCCTGCCCGGCCTGGGGCTGCGCTCCCGGGAGCAGTGCGGCATTCAGGCCCTGGATGCGGCCCTGAACAAGCTGATCCGCCTGCGCGAAACCTCCAAGCGCGACCTGATCACGGCCTGCGCAACGGTCATCGTGGCCGACGGCCAGGTTTCCATGGCCCAGGCCGAAATCCTGCGGGCCGTGAGCGACGCCCTGGAATGCCCCATGCCGCCGCTGTTGCCCGGGCAGGTGGCGGGGGCGTGAGTTGTAAGGATGAAAAACAGCCCAGGCGGATATCATCATGGATTTTGTCCTGCAAAAGATTCGAGACTGTGAGTCGACAATACAGGGTATGGAAAGCAAGCATGGCTGTGATTTTGAACGATTCAGCGCGATGTTGAGGGAGAAAGCTGATCTTTCCCTGGAAGACGATTGGTTGGATTGGATGGCCGCGATGGAATTGCGTCAGGCGTGGAAAAGCGTCAGTATCTCGGCTAATTCTAGCTCCAAAGTTGAATTTACTGAATCTGGATGGGGAGATTGAACCATAAACGCTATCTGGTGAATTGCTTGCGGAACTGGATCATGTCCTTTGATGCCAGTTCACGTTGCTGGCCCCGTCCAAAAATTGACCCCTCGTGATCGCATCCAGAACACACACCAAGACCAGCCATCCGGCCCCCAAGGACTGGTTGCTAGGGAATGCGCGGTTGGTGCGCGGGCTGCTGATGGCCGGGATCGGGTTTGGGGCGGCGGCTGGGGTTTTGCTGATTGTTCAGGCCGGATTGCTGGCCTGGGTGGTGCATCAGGTCCTGTTTGAGGCGGCCGCGTTGGAGGACGTTTTCGGGGCGCTGGTGGCCCTGCCGCTGCTGATGCTGGTCCGGGCCGGGCTGGTCTGGGGCGGGGAGCAGTTCGGGGTTCAGGCCGCGATGCGGGTCAAGGGGCAGCTCCGGATGCGGGTCATGGACCACTTGGCGGCTTTGGGTCCGGAACGGCTGCGTGGCCGTTCCAGCGGCGATCTGGCCCATCATGTGGTGGACGGGATCGAAGGGCTGGAGGCCTATTTCGCCCGGTATCTGCCTCAGGCCGCCTTGGCCGCGTTGCTGCCTCTGGCTGTCCTGGCGTTCGTCTTCCCAATGGATTTTGTCAGCGGGTTGATCCTGCTGTTCACCGCGCCGTTCATTCCCCTGTTCATGTTCCTGATCGGCTCCCGGGCCGAGAAGCTGAACCAGCGCCAATGGCGGCGGCTGGCGCTGCTCAGCGCCCGGTTTCTGGACAGTCTGCAAGGCCTGACCACGCTTCGGCTGTTCAACGCCACTCGCCGGGAAGCCCGAATCATCGCCGAGATCACCGACGACTACCGGGAATCCACCCTGTCCGTGCTGCGGATCGCCTTTCTCTCCGCTCTGGTTCTGGAATTCTTCTCCACGGTCAGCCTGGCCGTGGTGGCCGTGATCATCGGTTTTAAGCTGCTCTCCGGGAGCATGGCCTTCCAGGCCGGGTTCTTCATCCTCTTGCTGGCCCCGGAATTCTATCTTCCCCTGCGTACCCTGGGCGTTCATTATCACTCCCGGCTTTCGGCCATGGCCGCGTCCGAGGGGCTGACGGCTCTGCTGGCCGAGCGACCTCAGGTATCTGAACGCCCGACAAGGCGCTGCCCGGAATGGTCCGTCATGGAACTGGACATTCAGGATCTGGACTTCAGCCATGCACCGGACCAACCAGTGCTGCGCGGGTTTTCCCTGCACGTTCCATTCGGAAGCCGCGTGGCCCTGATCGGTCCCAGTGGCGTGGGCAAGACGTCTTTGTTGCGGCTGCTTCTGGGCACGGCCCGCCCGGAAGGCGGACGCATTCTGGTCAACGGGACGGACCTGACGGAAGTGGACTTGGAACACTGGCTGCGGCACGTGGCCTGGATGCCCCAGAATTCGTATATCGCGCCGACCACGATGTGGGAGAACGTGCTGCTGGGCGGTTCTTCCGGATCGGATGGGCAGCCTGAGGTGGCGGAGGCAATGGACTGGGACGCCCTGGAAAAGGTCGCCGCGCTGACCGGCTTGAACCGTGATCTGGTCGCCATGGACCAAGGCTGGCAAACCCGTGTGGGCGAAGGCGGGGCCGGGTTGTCCGGCGGGCAGCGCCAGCGGTTGGCCCTGACTCGGGTCTTGGCCAGAACTCTGGGCAAACCCGTCCCGTTGCTGCTTCTGGATGAGCCCACGGCGCACCTGGACGACCATGGTGCCGAGATGGTGCTGGCCGCGTTGGGCAAAGCGTCCGGTGTTGTTTCGGGCGAACTTTCAGGCAAACGGACAGTGGTCATAGTCTCGCATGATCCGCGGGTTCGGGAGTTCGCGGACGTGGTGGTGGAGCTCACGCGGCCGAAGGATGCGTGTCCTTCAGAAACACGCCGGGACGGTGGGTGATGCGCGTCTTTCGGCTCCTGTTGACTATGGCCCGGGCCAAATGGCCCTGGCTGCTTCTGGGACTGGCCTGTTCCGTGGTCACGGTGCTGGCCAACATGGCCCTGCTGGCCCTGGCGGCCTGGTTTCTGGCCTCCATGGCCCTGGCCGGGGTCAGCGGAGTATTGTTCAACTATTTCCTGCCTGCAGGAGCCATTCGGACTCTGGCGATAGTCCGCAGCGTGGGGCGATATTTCGAGCGGCTGGTCAGCCACGACGCCACCTTGCGCCTCCTGGCTGACCTGCGGGTCCGGTTTTTCGAGCGCCTGGTTCCCCTCGTGCCCGCCGGCCTGGGCAAGGAAAACGGACGAGGAGGGATGCACAGCGCGGATTTGTTCAGCCGGTTGCGGGCGGACATCGACCTGCTGGACAATTTCTATCTGCGCCTGCTCCTGCCCGCCGGGACCGCGATATGCGTGGCCGGGGTGTCCTTCGGTTTTTTTCTGTTCTTCGATCCGGCCCTGGCTCTGGGCGTGGCCGGGCTCTGGCTGCTGGCCGGGGCCGTGCTGCCGGCATTTTGCCTGTATCGGGATGCAAAGGACGGCGCGGAGCAGGTGCAGGCGGCCGCCAGACTGCGCTGTCTGGTGGTGGACGGTTTGCGGGGCATGGAAGAGTTGCTGGTCTACGGTGCCGGACCCAGATACCGGGAACTGGTCCAGCGGGAAAACGACCGGCTGATCCGGCTGCAAACCCGGACGGCCCGGCTGGAGAGCATGGCCCAGGGCATGGTGGGGCTGGCCTCGGGCCTGGCCATGTGGCTGGTCCTGCTGCTGGGCATCCCCCTGGTTGGCGCGGGCGACTGGTCTCCGGCCACGCTGCCCATGCTGGCGGTTCTGGCCCTGGTCTGCTTCGAGGCCGTTATGCCTTTGCCCGGAGCGTGGCGGATGTGGGGACAGATTCGGATGGCCGCAAGCCGGATATTGGAAATCACCGAAGCCCGGCCTCCGGTGATCGAGCCCATGGAGCCGCAAGCATTGCCGTCGGGAGGAGATCTGGTGGTCCGCGATCTGTGGTTCACCTATCCAGGAGGAACTTCAGACCGCGATGAGCCGATGCTGCGCGGCGTGAACCTGGATCTGCCCCAGGGCAGGCGGGTCGGCATCGTTGGACCGGCCGGATCGGGCAAGACCACCCTGCAACAGATTCTGCTGCGGTTCTGGGAGTACGACCACGGCGAGATCCGACTTGCCGGGCGGGAACTGCGGAACGTGTCCGGCGATGAGGTCCGGGCCCGGATGGCCGTGGTTTCGCAGCACGTGTTCCTGTTCAACGCCACCATTGCCGAGAACCTGCGCCTGGGGCGTCCCCAGGCCGCGGAGTCCGAACTTTGGGACGCACTGCGCGGAGCCCGGCTGGAGGAATTCGTTGCGTCGTTACCGGACCGTCTGGATACCCAGGTCGGTCAGTTCGGGGCCAGACTGTCCGGCGGTCAGGCCCGACGGCTGAGCGTGGCCCGGGCCCTGCTCAAGGACGCCCCGATCCTGATCCTGGACGAGCCCACCGAAGGGCTGGACGCCGCAACCGAGGCCGAGTTGTGGACGGAGCTGCGCCCCCTGATGCAAGGCCGCTCCGTGCTGCTGATCACCCATCGCCCGGCTGGGCTGGAATACATGGAGCGGGTGTATCGGCTGGAACAGGGGCGGTTGGTTTCCGTCCGTCTGAATGCGTGATGGCGTGGCTTGGGGCCGAGCGACTACAACTCCAACTCCAGCCCCACCGGACAATGGTCCGATCCCTGGACGTCCGGTTCGATCCAAGCGCGGCGGACGGCGGGCTTGAGTTCCTCGGAGACGAAGAAGTAGTCGATGCGCCACCCGGCGTTGCGGCTTCGGGCGCCGTAGCGGTAGGTCCACCATGTGTACTGATCCGGCAGGGCGGTGAATATCCGGAAGGTGTCCACGTATCCGGCGGCGATGAAGGAATCGATCCAGGCGCGTTCGATGGGCAGAAAGCCGGAGGTGTCGGAGTTGGCCTTGGGGTTTTTCAGGTCGATTTCCTTATGCGCGGTGTTGAAGTCCCCGCAGACCACGATGGGCTTGGAGCGGCGTAAATCCTGGGCGTGTTCCAGGAATGCATCGTAAAAGCCCAGTTTGTAGTCCAGCCGCTCCGGGCTCATCTGGCCGTTGGGAAAATAGATGTTGAAGAAGTGGAAGTCCGGGAACTCCAGGCGGATCACCCGGCCTTCACCGTGGAAGCGCTCGTGGGGCAGTTCCAGGCCCACGTCCAAGGGCTTCACCTTGGTGAAGCAGGATACCCCGGAATAGCCTTTCTTGGTTTGACTGGGGTTCCAGTAGTCCAAGTAGCCGGAGGCTTGCCGATCCTGGTCGGCGAGTTGGTCCGGCGTGGCCTTGATTTCCTGCAGGCCGACAACGTCGGCGTCGGCCTGATGGAACCAGTCCCAAAAGCCCTTGTTCAGCACGGCTCGGAAGCCGTTGACGTTCCATGAGTACAGCTTCATGATGTATCGCTATGAGGACCTTTGGCCGATCATCCGCAACTCGCCGCGCAGTCCGGTCGCGGTCAGCCGGATCAGGGCGTAGCCGCCTCCGGCCAAGGGGCCTGGGTTAATTACCTGGGTCTTGCCGATGCGGTCCTCGGCCCGGGCTTCGTGAATGTGCCCGGTCAGGCAGACCTCCGGCTGGACCTTCTCGATGAAGGCCCGGACGGCCCGGCTGCCCACGGAGGTCTTGCCGCCGACCTTGTCCGCTGCGGTGTCGAAGGGCGGGTTGTGGGCCACCAGCAACAGGTGCGGCAGATCCTTGACCGGTTCATGGGCCTGAGCCAGCCAAACAGCCAATTGGTCGTCGGAAACCTCTCCCGGCGTGCCGAAAGGCGTGGGGTTGGAGTAGCCCACACCCATCAGTCCGACTCCGTGACCCAGGTCCTGTCCGCGGGCATGGATGTTCACGCCCTGTGCGTTGAGAAAATCCTCAACTTCCGGATAGTCCATGTTGCCGATCTGAGCGTAGATTCGGGGGTTGATTTTTCGAATCTGCTCCAGGATGCGCTCCGCCGCGGGCTTCTTGCCCCGGTTGGTCAGGTCGCCGCTGACCAGGACCGCGGCGGCCTCGCCCAATTCAGGGATCAGGCGGACATTGCCGGTTTGTTCATGGATGTCCCCGAATCCGATCCAAAAAGGAAGTTTGGTCATGGTTTCCCTCCGTAGGGGTGATGCGTTGCGTCTGAAGGCATGTCGGGAGGTAGATGCGTCACATGCTTCATGGCGTCTTCCAGGCAACTCCGCTCGTCGTCAGATGTACGCAAGAAGGCTTACCTAATATTCGTCCCCTTGCTCTGTTCGCGGACGCCCTTTTCCCAGTCCGCCAGCGGGACGGCCTCTTCGATGAGCATGATCGGGATTTCCTCTTTGATGGGATAGACGACCCGGCAGGGCGTGCAGGTCAGGCCGTCCTCGGCCGGGGTCAGGGTCACGTCGGCCTTGCACTTGGGGCAGGCCAGGATGTCCAGCAATTCCTTGTTCAGGGCCATGGGGTGGGTCTCCTTTGGGAAATGAGGGTGTTCTTTTTTTGGCAGTTTTACTGGGAAACCTTGGACAGGGCGTGCAGGGCCAGAACCAGGATGTCCGGCTCGGCCACGAGGCTGGCCTTGGGGCAGAGTTCGAGGACGGCCTTGTGCAGTTCCTGCTTGCGGGTCACGAATACGGCGTGGGTGTCCGGGCAGCGTTCCAGGGTCGCCCGGAGCATGGGCAGGTCGGAAAAGGTGTCTCCGCAGACCAGATGCGGGCCTTTGTCCAGGTTCAGCCCCAGGGCTTGGTCCAGAAACAGCACCCCGTCGCCCTTGTCGAAGTCCTTGCGCTCTTCGCCGGAGCCGATAGTCAGGATGATTTCAATATCCAGGCCGGTGTCCTCGATGCGCAGGGCGTGGCCGTCCGGGTCGTGGCGTTCCACCAGGGCCGTGACGGTCCTCAGAAAGGCCAGGGATTCGGCCTCGGGGACGGACCCGGAAATGTCCTGGCGGGCCACGGTGAGCTGGCCGAATTTTACCTGCAGGCCTGAGCCGATCAGGCCGAATTTTCGGTTTTCAGGGCGTTCCAGCAGGCTGCCCAGATCGCTGTGCAAATTTTGCAGTACGCGATTTTGATCCTCAGAGGTCGGGAAGCTGCCGTAAGCGTCGGCCAGATCCATGTATTCCCGGCCTTTGGACGCGGCCATGACGTAGGTCTTTGGCGGAACGACGCTGACGTCCAGGAGCCCGGGGCCGGACAGCGGGCCGGAGGTGACCACGATGGGCCAGGTGGCGCGGCTTCGGGCGAAGCGGGTCAGGAAGACCGCATTGTACACGGCCTGAACCGAGGAGCGGTAGCGGCCGCAGTAGTTGTTCACCGTGCCGTCGCGGTCCGTGATGAAGCAGCGTAAGGTCGCGGCGCCCAAGGCCTTGGTCAGTCGTTGGGCTAATTGATCGGCCTGGGAAAGCAGGCCCGGAGTCTGATCCTCGATGACCAGTTTCAGAGCCGTCTCGCCCAATTCCAAGAACATCACGTCCCTGGCCAGCTCCGTGATTTCGTAGTCCAGGTCAACGGTCACCGCGTTGTCGTCGTCCATGCGCAGCAGTCGTTCGAAAGGTTTTTCCGAGTCAGTGTTCGGAATCTGCTTCAAACTTTCCAGGGCGTTACGCAGTGAGGCGATATCCGATTCCGCGGGTTCCCGTCCGGCCAGGGCGTCTTGAGCGGCCTTGCGTCGGACAAGGGCCGTCTGGTTCATGAGGTGGTAAAATTCTTCAAGGGTCTGGATGGGGCGGTGTTCAATAGTCGTGGTCATGAGAAGCTCCGGAAAGGTTTGACTGTCAGTTCGGCACTTGGTTGGCATTTTTCGTGCAAAATAAAAAAACACCATGGCCGGGTGGGAAAAAAATGCTAAATCTCCCTAAAGATGTTTGCGATTTGGTCGATATAGTAGGTAACAAACCCCAGAAAAAAAGGAAAAGGAGGCGAATTATGGAAATGCCTAAGATCAACCCCGCTGTTATGGAAATCCCGAAAGCACAGCCGGCTGAAACCGTTTCTCGGGAAGGACAGTCCCAGGCCGAGTCCATGAAGAACATCCGGAAAGCCCGCTTGCAGCGACAAGTGCTGCAAGACCCTACTGTCATCTCCAAGCTCGTGGCCATGGAAACCACGTCGGTCTACAATGCCAAGGGAGACATCGTCCAGGCCGTGTCCGGGGCCAGTCTTGAGTCTTGACCCTCGCCCGCACGGCTTCTGAGGGGCATGCTTGAGGTTCCGTTGGGGAGCCTCCAGTCCTCGGAAGCCGTACGGAGCGTGCTGGACTTCTCGTCCTTGATGTCTCCATATTCACTTCCTTCGCAAATCCCACCATCGCACCGTGCCTCAAATCGGCGGACCCTGGTGAATCATTTCGGCCAGGGTTAATCGAACTTTCGCGGGTTTTTGGGTCATGCTCCGCAGATAATCCATCTCCAATTCCGCCAGGAGACGGTAAAAGTCCGTCCGGTCCAGCTTGGGCAAACCAGTGCTGCCTGCCGCCAACTCTTGACTTCGGAAACACCCGGGAAACTCCTTAACGACCCCGTTGGGCAACGTGAAGGCGTTGGGCACGCCGTGCAGCCTACAGATCATCAGCCGATGCGCGTACAGGATGCACCGCCCGTCCTCGTTCAGGGGACACATGATGTCCGGAGCTCGCTGTTCGGCCAGCATCCCCCTGGCTTGGTCCACGTATTGGGCGGCCCGTGATCGGATCTCCCGCAATCGCGCTTCCGGGAGTATTGCCAGCCCTTGCCAGAGATAAGCCCATTCCACATGGGTGTGGTGTTGAAAATAGCTGGTACAGCAGTTGTCCGGACAGTCGGCGCAGGTTAGGCCGATGGTCGCGGCGATGTTGGCGTATTGGTTTTCCATGTCCGCATAGAGTCGCGGCAAACGGAGAAGCGGATCCTCGGGCATGAAACCTCCGGGAAGTGTTTAGTGCCCCTGGTTTTGGGCGGAAGGCAAGGATATTCCTGGCGGCGGGACGGATAGGCGCTTATCCCCTGGATTGTTCGAATCCCGGCAACTCCATTTTGCGCTCGACATACTGCAAGAGCAGGGTGGCCAGGGTGACCAGCAGCAGATAATACAGGCCCAGGGCTACGAAGACCTCGATGTTGCGCCAGGTCTGCTTGGCAATGGTCCGTCCGATACCGGTCAGTTCATTGAGGGTGATGATGGAGGCCAGGGACGAGTATTTGATCAGATAGATGATCTCGTTGCCGCACCCGGGCAAAGCCCGGCGCAGAGCCTGGGGCAGGACCACCCAGAGTACGGTTTGGGTCTTGGTCATGCCCAGGGCCTGGGCGGCCTTGATCTGTCCGTGGCGGATGGAGAGCAGGGCGCCCCGGATGTATTCGGAGTGATAGGCCCCGCTGCAC
This region of Desulfonatronum thiodismutans genomic DNA includes:
- a CDS encoding Trm112 family protein, yielding MALNKELLDILACPKCKADVTLTPAEDGLTCTPCRVVYPIKEEIPIMLIEEAVPLADWEKGVREQSKGTNIR
- the cydD gene encoding thiol reductant ABC exporter subunit CydD codes for the protein MIASRTHTKTSHPAPKDWLLGNARLVRGLLMAGIGFGAAAGVLLIVQAGLLAWVVHQVLFEAAALEDVFGALVALPLLMLVRAGLVWGGEQFGVQAAMRVKGQLRMRVMDHLAALGPERLRGRSSGDLAHHVVDGIEGLEAYFARYLPQAALAALLPLAVLAFVFPMDFVSGLILLFTAPFIPLFMFLIGSRAEKLNQRQWRRLALLSARFLDSLQGLTTLRLFNATRREARIIAEITDDYRESTLSVLRIAFLSALVLEFFSTVSLAVVAVIIGFKLLSGSMAFQAGFFILLLAPEFYLPLRTLGVHYHSRLSAMAASEGLTALLAERPQVSERPTRRCPEWSVMELDIQDLDFSHAPDQPVLRGFSLHVPFGSRVALIGPSGVGKTSLLRLLLGTARPEGGRILVNGTDLTEVDLEHWLRHVAWMPQNSYIAPTTMWENVLLGGSSGSDGQPEVAEAMDWDALEKVAALTGLNRDLVAMDQGWQTRVGEGGAGLSGGQRQRLALTRVLARTLGKPVPLLLLDEPTAHLDDHGAEMVLAALGKASGVVSGELSGKRTVVIVSHDPRVREFADVVVELTRPKDACPSETRRDGG
- a CDS encoding M48 family metallopeptidase — encoded protein: MDFFESQEKARRKSAVLVVLFILATIGIVFTVYALIYLLILTDAPNAAQAWLEFKGMADLLAMLGALILAIIGFGTIFKMVQLRRGGAAVAELLGGRLVMPDSANPDERKVLNVVEEMAIASGLPVPPVYMMDQESGINAFAAGQNPGDAVVGLTSGAARMLTRSELQAVIGHEFSHILNGDMRMNIKLMSVIHGLIILGLAGRVILRMAVYGGRSRDRRGAALPLVLGVGFILVGSLGMLFGSMIKAAVSRQREYLADASAVQFTRDSRAMAGVLKKIGAISQGSRLEHANAAQASHMFFAQGVNVLMTSLFATHPPLEERIRRVEPGWDGTYPVISDFPRSRVQTATGAPANEFGFSSLTREQYQGRPSPSARSAVQSGTPTAVDLTASVGRLDDVHVAHARGLRERIPPVLLDAAHDTAQAHWVVFAMLLSREQGVAKAQFALLDNIFGPALERKVADLARVELPRELRLPLLDICFPALRRMPFDRYPAFRSALQGMIQADGRVGLFEWALHRAVLRHLEPSFVPGRNSAFGHAALHQVVDQISLILSALAHVGARPEDTAMAFEAGANELRLPGLGLRSREQCGIQALDAALNKLIRLRETSKRDLITACATVIVADGQVSMAQAEILRAVSDALECPMPPLLPGQVAGA
- a CDS encoding LemA family protein, which encodes MSTSLIVVLVVLVVLGFLVVRIYNQLVALRNRYKNAFAQIDVQLKRRYDLIPNLVETAKAYMAHERGTLEAVIAARNQAYGAMQAASANPGQAAAMAGLAGAEGMLSGALGKLFALVESYPDLKANQNMMQLSEEMTSTENKVAFARQAFNDGVMNYNTYRESFPQTIFAGMFGFEQATLLEFEGREYREAPKVQF
- a CDS encoding metallophosphoesterase, with amino-acid sequence MTKLPFWIGFGDIHEQTGNVRLIPELGEAAAVLVSGDLTNRGKKPAAERILEQIRKINPRIYAQIGNMDYPEVEDFLNAQGVNIHARGQDLGHGVGLMGVGYSNPTPFGTPGEVSDDQLAVWLAQAHEPVKDLPHLLLVAHNPPFDTAADKVGGKTSVGSRAVRAFIEKVQPEVCLTGHIHEARAEDRIGKTQVINPGPLAGGGYALIRLTATGLRGELRMIGQRSS
- a CDS encoding exodeoxyribonuclease III, producing the protein MKLYSWNVNGFRAVLNKGFWDWFHQADADVVGLQEIKATPDQLADQDRQASGYLDYWNPSQTKKGYSGVSCFTKVKPLDVGLELPHERFHGEGRVIRLEFPDFHFFNIYFPNGQMSPERLDYKLGFYDAFLEHAQDLRRSKPIVVCGDFNTAHKEIDLKNPKANSDTSGFLPIERAWIDSFIAAGYVDTFRIFTALPDQYTWWTYRYGARSRNAGWRIDYFFVSEELKPAVRRAWIEPDVQGSDHCPVGLELEL
- the cydC gene encoding thiol reductant ABC exporter subunit CydC, which translates into the protein MSFRNTPGRWVMRVFRLLLTMARAKWPWLLLGLACSVVTVLANMALLALAAWFLASMALAGVSGVLFNYFLPAGAIRTLAIVRSVGRYFERLVSHDATLRLLADLRVRFFERLVPLVPAGLGKENGRGGMHSADLFSRLRADIDLLDNFYLRLLLPAGTAICVAGVSFGFFLFFDPALALGVAGLWLLAGAVLPAFCLYRDAKDGAEQVQAAARLRCLVVDGLRGMEELLVYGAGPRYRELVQRENDRLIRLQTRTARLESMAQGMVGLASGLAMWLVLLLGIPLVGAGDWSPATLPMLAVLALVCFEAVMPLPGAWRMWGQIRMAASRILEITEARPPVIEPMEPQALPSGGDLVVRDLWFTYPGGTSDRDEPMLRGVNLDLPQGRRVGIVGPAGSGKTTLQQILLRFWEYDHGEIRLAGRELRNVSGDEVRARMAVVSQHVFLFNATIAENLRLGRPQAAESELWDALRGARLEEFVASLPDRLDTQVGQFGARLSGGQARRLSVARALLKDAPILILDEPTEGLDAATEAELWTELRPLMQGRSVLLITHRPAGLEYMERVYRLEQGRLVSVRLNA
- a CDS encoding amino acid ABC transporter permease, which encodes MSDYWHFFLTDVAPALNQGLWVSVAVIVPSALLGLALGVLVGSLRVYAPAPVRWLNEAYVSVFRGTPLVVQLFFWYFALPHLQIGDVRIVLSPMSAAILGFTLCSGAYHSEYIRGALLSIRHGQIKAAQALGMTKTQTVLWVVLPQALRRALPGCGNEIIYLIKYSSLASIITLNELTGIGRTIAKQTWRNIEVFVALGLYYLLLVTLATLLLQYVERKMELPGFEQSRG